The following proteins are encoded in a genomic region of Neisseria perflava:
- a CDS encoding O-antigen ligase family protein, with protein sequence MKIKRLNLYTYILYIMLAAYMLGPALSFKVGVPRIDNPLTLIFVLLGFVVFFLESKHIPRKIFAMLCALTAMCIWPAIHMGITSLTPTQYMDILFFMAIPAFFYLFYQVLKRADDPLGTIQKFLIVFTLFIAVPPFVELATGIQFVSASDELAIDEGSLKGLFFNPNNLAATAVCLAPAILFFFQLQGRKHKEKLLGWGLFLLLGMAIFASVSRTAIGCYLLILLVYTAYRKNGFITVGVAGLLALVLSMIPSRAIAEFLLSLNGNQFLERFSSRVYLFLYDLGSDNSVSYRQEIYNYFWNNPPLLLTGYGPKNFREYFGGHLSGSLGFENPHSFIIELYLGFGMISLLGFIAFVACYFLYTASNRAVTGKSRVLAWVALGIFLLAGFIPSTILRMPFIWLPCLLIFIYSVFVAPKLKDMAAYAYNETLYDTKKPS encoded by the coding sequence ATGAAAATAAAACGTCTGAACTTATACACTTACATCCTATACATCATGCTCGCAGCCTATATGCTGGGGCCCGCGCTGTCCTTTAAGGTCGGCGTGCCGCGTATCGACAACCCGCTGACCCTGATATTTGTACTGCTTGGTTTTGTCGTATTTTTTCTGGAAAGCAAGCATATTCCGCGCAAGATTTTTGCCATGCTCTGCGCCCTGACCGCCATGTGCATCTGGCCTGCCATCCACATGGGCATTACATCGCTGACGCCGACGCAGTACATGGATATTTTATTTTTTATGGCGATTCCGGCTTTCTTCTACTTGTTTTACCAAGTATTGAAGCGCGCCGACGACCCTTTGGGAACGATTCAGAAGTTCCTCATCGTATTTACGCTGTTTATCGCCGTGCCGCCGTTTGTAGAGCTGGCCACCGGTATTCAGTTTGTGAGTGCCAGCGATGAGTTGGCTATTGACGAAGGCTCGCTCAAAGGCTTGTTCTTTAACCCGAACAACCTTGCCGCCACTGCAGTCTGCCTTGCGCCTGCCATTTTGTTTTTCTTCCAACTCCAAGGACGGAAGCACAAAGAAAAACTGCTGGGCTGGGGCTTGTTCCTGCTGTTGGGCATGGCCATTTTCGCCAGCGTATCGCGTACCGCCATCGGCTGTTACCTGTTGATTTTGCTGGTTTATACGGCCTATCGCAAAAACGGTTTTATTACGGTCGGTGTAGCAGGTTTGCTGGCATTAGTGTTGTCGATGATTCCATCACGCGCGATTGCAGAATTTTTGCTGTCGCTCAACGGCAACCAGTTTTTGGAACGTTTTTCCAGCCGCGTGTACCTCTTCCTGTACGACTTGGGCAGCGACAACTCCGTGTCCTACCGTCAGGAGATTTACAACTACTTCTGGAACAATCCACCCCTACTGCTGACCGGCTACGGTCCTAAAAACTTCCGCGAATATTTCGGCGGCCATTTGAGCGGCAGCTTAGGCTTTGAAAACCCGCACAGCTTCATCATCGAGCTGTATCTGGGTTTCGGCATGATTTCCTTACTCGGCTTTATTGCCTTTGTGGCGTGTTATTTCCTCTACACCGCCTCAAACCGCGCAGTAACCGGCAAATCGCGCGTTTTGGCTTGGGTTGCCTTGGGCATTTTCCTGTTGGCCGGTTTTATTCCGTCCACCATTTTGCGTATGCCGTTTATCTGGCTGCCCTGCCTGCTGATTTTTATTTACAGCGTATTTGTTGCGCCTAAGCTGAAAGATATGGCCGCTTACGCATACAACGAAACACTATACGATACGAAGAAACCATCATGA
- a CDS encoding oligosaccharide flippase family protein translates to MNAKKILGYALGPIGSAAFGLLSLPLISWYFPAEDIGRIVLLQTIAGLSILLLGLGLDQSYIRDYYAVKDKAALFKSVFLSPLILTVAVVVLVLLINASWPSEIIFDIPSANLGILFLIFLATTLIIRFLALILRMKEQALAFSVSQLAPKFLILVLVFAVIASGLPANTTSLVFAYTAAQVLTVALLIYQLRRDLQAVSHAKWSSELHRDGLRYGLPLAFGNLAYWGLTSIDRFVLKNISGLDELGIYSMAVSFGAVALIFQSVFSTIWAPLVFKWVEEKTNLDKIGDITLSMTVLISAMICLIGIFSPMATWILPEKYTQVQFILLSCMLFPLFYTLTEVSGIGLNVVRSTWLITVINIVAFLANTALLYLLVPKFGAKGAAMASATAFWLFFIFKTEFSSRLWQPLPRLKIYTNSTLCLIICLAYTWLGTRDNYIWFALAWAVGLGFLFLKYKHALFAATEKIKAKLNRSAK, encoded by the coding sequence ATGAACGCGAAAAAAATCCTCGGCTACGCATTGGGCCCGATAGGAAGCGCCGCTTTCGGCCTGCTTTCCCTGCCGCTCATCTCATGGTACTTCCCTGCGGAAGACATCGGCCGTATCGTACTCTTGCAGACCATTGCCGGACTGAGCATTCTGCTCTTGGGCTTGGGGCTGGACCAATCCTATATTCGCGACTATTACGCCGTTAAAGACAAGGCCGCGCTGTTCAAATCCGTTTTTTTATCGCCATTGATTCTGACGGTGGCGGTTGTGGTTTTAGTGTTGCTGATAAACGCATCATGGCCGTCTGAAATCATTTTCGACATCCCCAGTGCGAATTTGGGGATTCTCTTCCTGATTTTCTTGGCCACCACGCTGATTATCCGTTTTTTAGCCTTGATTTTGCGGATGAAAGAGCAGGCATTGGCTTTTTCCGTCAGTCAGCTTGCGCCGAAATTTTTGATTTTGGTGTTGGTTTTTGCCGTGATCGCTTCCGGCCTGCCCGCCAATACCACTTCGCTGGTTTTTGCCTACACCGCCGCCCAAGTGTTGACCGTTGCGCTGTTGATCTATCAACTGCGCCGAGACCTGCAAGCCGTTTCCCATGCGAAATGGTCGTCCGAGCTGCATCGGGACGGCCTGCGCTACGGCCTGCCGTTGGCATTCGGCAACTTGGCCTATTGGGGTTTGACTTCGATTGACCGTTTTGTCCTCAAGAATATCTCGGGCCTGGACGAGTTGGGTATTTATTCGATGGCGGTCAGCTTTGGCGCCGTCGCCTTGATTTTCCAAAGCGTGTTCTCCACCATTTGGGCGCCTTTGGTGTTCAAATGGGTAGAAGAAAAAACTAATCTGGACAAAATCGGCGACATCACGCTTTCCATGACTGTCCTCATCAGCGCAATGATTTGCCTCATCGGGATTTTCTCGCCGATGGCGACTTGGATACTGCCGGAAAAATACACACAGGTTCAATTTATCCTGCTCTCGTGTATGCTCTTTCCCCTGTTTTACACGCTGACCGAAGTCAGCGGCATCGGTTTGAACGTCGTCCGCTCGACTTGGCTGATTACCGTCATAAACATCGTTGCCTTTCTTGCCAATACCGCCCTGCTCTATCTGCTGGTGCCGAAATTCGGTGCAAAAGGTGCGGCTATGGCCAGCGCAACGGCTTTTTGGCTGTTTTTCATCTTTAAAACCGAATTCTCTTCACGCCTGTGGCAGCCTTTGCCGCGCCTGAAGATTTATACCAACTCAACGCTCTGCCTGATAATCTGCCTTGCCTACACTTGGCTGGGTACGCGTGACAACTACATTTGGTTTGCGCTGGCATGGGCAGTCGGACTGGGTTTCCTGTTCCTAAAATACAAACACGCATTATTTGCCGCGACCGAAAAAATCAAAGCCAAATTAAACCGTTCGGCAAAATAG